The following is a genomic window from Bacteroidia bacterium.
GTTTGCCTCATGAGCGGCCTCAGCGTGACCCTCTCCGCTCAGGGCTCGTACGAAAAGCATTTCCATTCGTTCATGTTCACTATGCAATCCGAAATCACCATATCGGATCAGGATTCGGAATCCCGCATCGGCGTGCGTCTGCGGGATATTGCACTGCATTACGACGAAGCGGAGGATGCGTATCTCGGAGAGGGTGATCTCGAACATACGTTGTTTGAACTCAGTCTCTCACCTGACTGCGAGATCAAGGAACCACTCTATCGCAGCGACCGATTCTATGTGCGTGTCGAGGTCGAGGAATACCACGATGCTGCTCCGACGGTCCGCTTGTTTCTGCGCATGCGCGGAGATGATGTCAGCACCATGGCAGGTGAGGGTGCAATTATCGAATGCCAGACATCCAACGGACCACGCACCTTTCGCTTCGATCCCGTGCCGTACTGGGCCGCCGGATGGTTTGTTGTCCGCGGAGACCTCGGTGAGGATCCCGCAGCCCCGCACGGTTGGCCCATTCGCGATCTCGTCGTGGAAGGTTGGCAGATCACCGGCATCGAGGATGAAAAATTCCGCATCAGAAAAGTACTCGACCATACCGCCGTTGACACCAGTGGCGCGGAGATCCGGGAAGTGGCGACATATGAATTGTTGCCCTGTCTCGAATACAGCACCGGCTTTGAGATGCCGTACGATGCATACGCCTTTGCCAACGAGGAAGCCATCGTATGGCCGGAAAGCTATTGGACAACCTTTCGCTATGAACTCGAGGACGAGATTTTCCGTGAGCTGACAGGAAATCCGCCGAGGTCCCGATATCCGGATTGGTACAGCTTCGAACGCGCCTTCGGTGAAGCGCAAGTGCTGCGCAGCAACGTGCCCAGAGTATTCAATCCCGCCGCCCTCCTTCGATGGAAGCATATTGCCATGGACACATTTCGCGGCGCCTGTTATGGCTTCGTCTACTCGAGTCTGCTGCATTACACCGGACTGCGGAATGTGTTTCCGCGGCCGATCGCGGGACTGACGATTGACGATGCCGTCCGTGATGAGATCATTTCCAAACATCTGTATCAGATCAGCCGGGAGGGCGCACTCGCCGACGCCGCGGAACGGAATACGCGGCCACGCCAGCTGATAGAAAAATTGATCGCCAATTTTCGAGAGGATGGCAGACGGAATCGCGGTCTCGCAGTGTTCATTGCCGGTAACGCGCATTCCATGGTGCCCATGCGTATTCGACGCTGCGTACAGGGCGACGGCAGCGACATCATGAGCGAAATTGATGTCTGGGACAATTACGAGCCGACGAAACACCGCACGGTCACAGTCAATGAAACGCAGAATCGCATCATCGGCTCGGGTAGCGAACTTTCGCGCGGTTTCTATCCCGATGCGCAAGCGGACGTGTACACCAATCCCTATCCCACCATGCCGAAATCCGGAGTCGCGAGCTATCCCGCACTGATGGGCGGAGATTGGACGGAAGTGTATCACCGGGGCGACGGGACAGCGCAGCTTGTCGCGGGTGAACGCGGTCCGGCGGATATTCACGCCATTGACTACGAGGCCTCTCCCGATTTTTTCAACTTGCAGATAAAAACCGGTACCGTGCCGTTTATCCCCGGCTGTTTCGTCGCGAATACGTTGGCGGATCGTCTGATACTGGACCTTGAAGCCGCAGGGAAGGAGTCCATTACCGTATTACGCGACGGGTATAGCTTCGATATGGACTTTGAGGCCGATCCGGGCACGTCGCTGCGTGCACAATTTCAGACGGACGCCGGGACTCTGGCGATAGCGACGGATGGAGCCATGCGTGATATCGTGCTCTTCCTCGCCCGCACTGCGGGCAACACGGATGAAGCGATCCGATTGATTGCAAAGGAGTTCGCAGCGGCTGATTCATTGCACTGTCATGTCGGTGCCGGCGAAACCTATGCAGTCATTACGAATCCCGGTACAGAGAAAACCGTGACTCTGGAGCTGCTGCGCTTCGGGGACGTCTTTACCCGCAGCGGACGCTTTCCCGACATCACTCTTGAGACCGGCGCGACGGTGCAACTCGTCACGGGAAACAACGACAGTCTCGCGACGACGCGTATCGCCCTCCGGGTCGACAGCAACGGTGACGGACAGATGGACGAAGAGCGTCTCCTGCGTGATTACCTTGCGACATCCGTGGACGCTCACACCATGCCCATCGCGGAGATGGGATTTTGGCCGTCACCCTGGGACGCCAGGCAACCCGTGCGTATGCACTACACGTTCAGGAATCCCACGTCCGCCCGACTTGTCGTGTACGATATTTTGCAGCGCGTCGTCGTCGAACTTGTGCCGCCGACCTGGCATCATGCGGGCGCCCGGTACGAGACATTCTGGGACGGACGTGATGCCCGTGGATATCCCGTCCCCGCCGGAATCTATCTGTACTCTCTTGAAAGCAACGATGGGTCCCGTCTGACCGGTAAAATCCCGGTATTTCGGTAACGGAACAGAACAGGAGCTAACATGGCAAGATCGCTCACACTATACACAGGAATGCTGCTCTGCGGCATGATGATCGTAACAACCGGCGTGGAATTGCACGCGCGTGCGCTTCTCTCCGAGCCCGGGCAGGATATGCTTGCTGCGGTGGTGCGTTTATGGAAGCTTGCTCCGAAGAAGTACGCGCCGCTTGTCTCTGAGAAATCCTGGGATACGGGCTCGCGGTACACCGTTTCGAAAAAGGGTGTGAAAAAGAACACATTGAATTATGATATACCCGAGTTCGACAAAGAAGATGCGCGAGTGTCGCGAATCGCCGGTCAGCAGCCCGACTATGTCGTTTCCGCGACAAAGGAGTTTTCTTCCGATGCCGCGTGCCTGACCTATTATAACGCGTTACTCGATCGTTTCAGCGAGCTGTTGCAACCGGATGGTGCTATTCGGTCCGATCACCGCGACCACGTTTTCTTCAAACAGAAAAGCGCATCGTGGGAGCGCAAATTGTATGTGAAGCATTATGTGAAGCAGAAAGCGGGTCGCAAGCCCCGCGTTGTGGTGTCGGTACGTGTGAGCTTTACGGAATGATCTTCGGGCTGTCCGCACGGTAGTTGCCGGCGTGCGCGGTGGCATGGCATTTTTTTGGGAGAGCATTCCGCACGTCCGGCACACCCTCCGCACCGAGCATGGAGAGCGCTACGAGTGCACGCGAACTTCGAAGGAATTCGAACGCCGGTGAGGCTTCGCTGTGTCCTTCCCACGTCCTTACGGGAGTCAGGCTACGCAGCGGATACATGCTGTATCCTCTCAGGTCCGACATCAATCAGTACGCCGACGGCCTGGGGCACGTCCTCGCGCGAATGGAGGAGACCGCCGGCAACGCTGTGACTCTTCACCGGGAGACTCTTGCCGGCTGCACATGTTTCGCTCCGAGCATCAGCCCTCGATTCCTTCGACACGGCGCGTTGACTCATAAATAATCTTACCGAAGGGTTTCATCATAGCATTCGTTGCCTCAAAATTGGACCTTACCCAATTGGAGGCACACTATGACCCTTGGCAGTCGGAAAGAATACATGGAAATAATGCGAGAACGCCACCAAGTATCAAGCAGAGCCGATCGCACCGTTCTTCTCAATGTAGTCTGTCGCACCTGTTCGTATTCGCGCAAATGCGCCATATCGCAGCTCTCGCCTTCATGATCGCCGCATCCGAAAGAAAGCCCGTCATCGCCATGTGCACGAGGACGCCCGCGACGGTCCGCCCGTCTGGTGAATATGTCGGAGATCGCCGCGCCATTTCAGCTCAGTCGACCGCCATACGCGAGTACACGACACTGCTGTCGCGGATTTTTCCGCTCGATGAATTGCCGCCCTGCACAGCGATAAAATGAATCGCCTCGTCAAGACACCGAAGCTGCATCAGAGTGATACAGGCCTGCGTTGTGCACTCCTCGGTTTGAATGCAGGGGATCTGTTTCCGGGAATACGTTAACGAGGTGCTACCCCATCGGAGAGCATTACGCAAATCCTGATCACGCGCTGTTCCGGGAGGGGTACAGCATCGGTGCTATCCGAACATCGCGGAAGCTACAAAGGGAGACCGAAACGATAGATGACGGAGCGGTATGTTGAACGATATGACCGGGATCTCACATTATTCCGGGTGCGAACCCGACCGCGGTGCTTCTGAGTTCCCGGGATCGCATGCGCGGCACGGTATTTTTTCAGGATGGAACTTGCGTTGCCGCGTCTCCTGTTATATCGCACAGACAGTAAAGCCCTTACACGATACGAGCTTTGGAGTGAGCGCAACGATGGTCAGAAATGAGACAGTGAACGGATATTTTCGATGCGGAGGTGTGCAGTGAGAAGTGTATTCCATGAGTTCGTCGCGAGGGATTTGCAGGGCCGAGAGCTTCGTATGGCGGAATTCGCCGGCAAGATTGTGCTTGTGGTGAACACCGCCAGTGCCTGCGGATTCACTCCGCAATATGAAGGTCTCGAGCGCCTGTACCGAAAATACCGCGACCATGGCCTCGTCATTCTCGGTTTCCCCTGCAACCAGTTCGGCGGTCAGGAACCGGGGGACGAACGCAGCATCGCCGCGACGTGCCTGTTGAATTACGGCGTGAGTTTTCCGATGTTCGAGAAAACAATGGTGAATGGAAAACAAGCGCATCCGATGTTCCAATATTTGCAAAATGCGCTGCCGGGAGTTGCCGGAGGACGCATCAAGTGGAATTTCACGAAGTTCCTTCTTGACGTCCACGGAAACCCTGTGCGCCGTTTTGCCCCGGTGACGCCACCAGACCGCATTGAACCGGCCATCGTGA
Proteins encoded in this region:
- a CDS encoding glutathione peroxidase, which produces MRSVFHEFVARDLQGRELRMAEFAGKIVLVVNTASACGFTPQYEGLERLYRKYRDHGLVILGFPCNQFGGQEPGDERSIAATCLLNYGVSFPMFEKTMVNGKQAHPMFQYLQNALPGVAGGRIKWNFTKFLLDVHGNPVRRFAPVTPPDRIEPAIVKLIEDNRVRSYDIAC